Proteins encoded within one genomic window of Tabrizicola piscis:
- a CDS encoding PepSY domain-containing protein, giving the protein MIGISTRLMLTLALITAPAFAGDDCAVPMTDWQPREAVMRLAAENGWNLRRIRIDDGCYEVIGRDAEGRSIEVKLDPATLAVIEMEFEEVHEDEDEQEEDGHDD; this is encoded by the coding sequence ATGATCGGGATATCAACAAGACTGATGCTGACCCTGGCGCTGATCACCGCCCCGGCTTTTGCCGGCGATGATTGCGCCGTGCCGATGACCGACTGGCAACCGCGCGAGGCGGTGATGCGGTTGGCCGCCGAAAACGGCTGGAATCTGCGGCGGATCCGGATCGATGACGGCTGTTACGAGGTGATCGGCCGCGATGCGGAAGGCCGCTCCATCGAGGTCAAGCTCGACCCGGCAACATTGGCGGTGATCGAGATGGAGTTCGAGGAGGTCCACGAAGATGAAGATGAGCAGGAAGAGGATGGCCATGACGATTGA
- a CDS encoding CHASE2 domain-containing protein — translation MTGTKSPPKAVLTCLVVAVIAVLAALFTGGSKLRETAFDWMLGTTPVPPAGDIRVVAIDTKALAALGPWPWPRNRMADLIARIGADRPRVIVLDILLSGPGRTDAGVDANAALGSAIASSPVVLAALLNDVPAETAPKPPPPVLFAGQPAALRPWSAGGALWPFEPFAKQAAGIGIGSLAGDSVGTVRDVPLFVTVGSDIYPGLAAEAVRVAEGAAGFILTGRSQLTQTAARLEIGSISLGLPTEGSLRFRPSGPEDWAGRTVSAGDILAGAVGPGTFDGAIVLVGATAPELGTLRPTAANPVTPGVQITADAVTAMMAGTVPLRPDTAPVVEAAARSLMAILGVFLGWRLAPGRSLGTAGIAAGLWVAGCLAVLHGASLLVDPASPAIALMSATVISATTLAVVARRRAAAVVAQFRQRLAPEIVDRIVSKPGVSRVEGERRTVTFLFTDLEGFTAMALAQRPEDVVALLQDYFQGVSAIITAAGGTIDKYVGDAVNAMFNAPNDLADHAVRAIEAAQQIQKFTEEFRMRPIPHSLGLGRTRIGIETGEVIVGDVGGDTRRDYTAYGTAINTAARLEALNARLGSTICVGPAARSLAPSLRFVSRGIHDLKGIGSLEVFEPAED, via the coding sequence ATGACTGGAACTAAATCGCCACCAAAGGCCGTCCTGACCTGTCTGGTTGTGGCTGTCATTGCAGTGCTGGCGGCCCTTTTCACGGGTGGCAGCAAACTGCGCGAAACGGCCTTCGACTGGATGCTTGGCACGACACCCGTCCCGCCAGCGGGTGACATCCGCGTTGTGGCGATTGACACCAAGGCCCTTGCGGCGCTTGGCCCGTGGCCTTGGCCGCGCAACCGCATGGCCGACCTGATCGCGCGGATCGGGGCAGACCGACCGCGGGTGATCGTGCTGGACATCCTGCTGAGCGGTCCCGGCCGCACAGACGCAGGGGTCGACGCGAATGCGGCACTTGGCTCAGCAATCGCGTCAAGCCCGGTGGTGCTTGCAGCATTGCTGAATGACGTACCGGCCGAGACCGCGCCCAAACCCCCTCCCCCGGTCCTGTTTGCGGGCCAGCCTGCTGCGCTTCGGCCTTGGAGCGCCGGGGGCGCACTTTGGCCGTTTGAACCCTTCGCCAAGCAGGCTGCGGGCATCGGCATCGGATCCTTGGCGGGCGACAGCGTCGGCACGGTGCGCGACGTGCCGCTTTTCGTGACGGTTGGCAGTGACATCTACCCGGGGCTGGCTGCCGAGGCGGTCCGTGTGGCAGAAGGCGCCGCCGGCTTCATCCTCACGGGGCGCAGCCAGTTGACGCAAACCGCAGCACGGCTGGAGATCGGCAGCATAAGCCTTGGCCTTCCAACCGAAGGCTCCCTGCGGTTCAGGCCGTCCGGCCCGGAAGACTGGGCAGGCCGTACCGTTTCTGCCGGTGACATTCTGGCCGGCGCTGTGGGGCCGGGAACCTTCGACGGTGCGATCGTGCTTGTCGGCGCTACGGCCCCTGAACTGGGGACATTGCGCCCAACGGCGGCAAATCCGGTCACGCCGGGCGTTCAGATCACGGCGGATGCAGTCACCGCGATGATGGCAGGCACAGTGCCCCTGCGGCCAGATACAGCGCCTGTCGTCGAGGCGGCGGCACGGTCGCTGATGGCAATCCTAGGCGTATTTCTCGGTTGGCGTTTGGCACCCGGCAGATCGTTGGGAACAGCCGGCATAGCGGCCGGGCTGTGGGTCGCCGGGTGTCTTGCCGTGCTGCACGGCGCGTCCTTGTTGGTTGACCCTGCTTCGCCCGCGATCGCCCTGATGTCAGCGACAGTCATCTCGGCCACCACCTTGGCGGTTGTCGCCAGACGCCGGGCCGCTGCGGTCGTCGCGCAATTCCGCCAGCGTCTGGCGCCCGAGATTGTGGATCGCATTGTCAGCAAACCCGGTGTGTCGCGCGTGGAAGGCGAACGCCGCACAGTGACATTCCTTTTCACCGATCTTGAGGGATTTACCGCCATGGCCCTCGCACAACGCCCGGAAGATGTGGTGGCCCTGCTTCAGGACTATTTTCAGGGCGTCAGTGCGATCATCACCGCTGCCGGCGGAACGATCGACAAGTACGTCGGCGATGCCGTGAACGCCATGTTCAACGCGCCGAACGATCTGGCCGACCACGCGGTGCGCGCCATCGAGGCCGCACAGCAGATCCAGAAATTCACCGAAGAGTTTCGGATGCGCCCCATTCCCCACTCCCTTGGCCTTGGGCGCACCCGCATCGGGATCGAGACCGGTGAAGTGATTGTCGGCGATGTCGGGGGCGACACGCGGCGCGATTACACGGCCTATGGGACAGCGATCAACACTGCCGCCCGTCTGGAAGCATTGAACGCCCGGCTTGGTTCCACGATCTGCGTCGGACCAGCGGCACGTTCCTTGGCGCCAAGCCTCCGGTTTGTCAGCCGCGGAATTCACGACCTGAAGGGCATCGGTTCGCTTGAGGTCTTCGAACCGGCTGAAGACTGA
- a CDS encoding PepSY domain-containing protein has translation MLRQVHRWPGLLAATLILALALSGAVLSLFPATERLSAPTSVTGQTVGDLAAKVLAAHPGVEQIRRSPSGKITAYWFDADVAGAAVVDPATGLDVASADKGAVQRWLTDFHRSLLLGDAGRYATAAGALALLVLALSGALLVARRQGGWGRWFAAIRGPWTGRWHAELARVAVVGLGLSALTALWMAAATFDVLPVDEANPAMPSAVSGEVGMSPAAMIALQETPVADLRDLTFPYAGDAEDVFTLSTGAGTGFVDQGTGKMLVWQSPGPWTVLGEWIYLLHTGDGAALWGLILGLAALTVPVLSVTGGLIWWRNRQSRPRLAGMVAAPVAETVILVGSEGGSTWGFAAALARAVQGHGQGVHLAPLSTFAPLAYKHAKRIVIMTATWGDGDAPTSAKGALERLATAGPLAGVPLVVLGFGDRSFPAFCAYAEALEATAKAAGWTMPLPLDRIDRQSPQAFARWSRTFGEGIGLALDITHQPLPPQSTALRLVSRMDYGESVQAPTAILRFAVPKVDLWHRLTGRGFGRFRAGDLLGIVPEGDTVARLYSLASGEADGFIEIVVRKHPGGLCSGQLLTLQPGDAVQGFLRPNPGFQPDRSPAPLILIGAGTGIGPLAGFLRANRGHRPMHLWFGARHPQADYLYADDLATWQVDSRLTGLHTAFSRTGRRHYVQDALREDAEAIRRLMVDGARVMVCGGREMAQGVRDAMTEILLPLGLSPAALKAGGRYAEDTY, from the coding sequence ATGCTTCGCCAAGTTCACCGCTGGCCCGGCCTGTTGGCCGCCACCTTGATCCTCGCCCTTGCGCTCAGCGGGGCGGTGTTATCGCTGTTCCCGGCGACGGAGCGGCTGTCTGCGCCAACGTCGGTCACCGGGCAGACCGTTGGCGATCTGGCGGCAAAGGTGCTGGCGGCGCACCCGGGGGTGGAGCAGATCCGGCGGTCGCCTTCCGGCAAGATCACCGCTTACTGGTTTGATGCCGATGTGGCGGGGGCTGCAGTCGTGGACCCGGCTACGGGGCTGGACGTTGCCAGTGCCGACAAGGGCGCGGTGCAACGGTGGCTGACCGATTTTCACCGGTCACTGCTTCTGGGGGACGCCGGGCGCTACGCCACGGCTGCGGGGGCGTTGGCGCTGCTGGTGCTGGCCCTGTCCGGGGCGCTGCTTGTGGCACGGCGGCAGGGCGGCTGGGGTCGCTGGTTTGCGGCGATCAGGGGGCCATGGACGGGGCGGTGGCATGCAGAACTGGCGCGGGTGGCGGTGGTTGGGCTTGGCCTTTCCGCACTGACGGCGTTGTGGATGGCGGCGGCGACTTTCGACGTGCTGCCGGTGGACGAGGCGAACCCCGCCATGCCCTCGGCGGTCAGTGGTGAGGTGGGCATGTCGCCCGCCGCGATGATCGCGCTGCAGGAAACCCCTGTGGCTGACCTGCGCGACCTTACATTTCCCTATGCCGGAGACGCGGAGGATGTCTTCACGCTAAGCACGGGGGCCGGAACTGGCTTTGTCGATCAGGGCACCGGGAAGATGCTGGTCTGGCAATCACCGGGGCCATGGACCGTCTTGGGTGAGTGGATCTATCTTCTTCACACGGGTGATGGTGCTGCCCTCTGGGGATTGATCCTTGGCCTTGCGGCGCTGACGGTGCCGGTCCTGTCGGTGACCGGGGGGCTGATCTGGTGGCGCAACCGCCAAAGCCGCCCGCGTCTGGCGGGGATGGTGGCGGCGCCGGTGGCCGAGACGGTGATCCTTGTCGGCAGCGAGGGTGGCAGCACCTGGGGCTTTGCCGCGGCCCTGGCCCGCGCGGTGCAGGGCCATGGTCAGGGCGTGCATCTGGCACCCCTCTCCACCTTCGCGCCGCTGGCCTACAAGCACGCCAAGCGTATTGTCATCATGACCGCGACCTGGGGCGATGGCGATGCGCCGACCTCGGCCAAGGGGGCGCTGGAGCGGCTGGCGACGGCTGGCCCGCTGGCAGGAGTGCCGCTTGTCGTGCTTGGCTTCGGAGACCGCAGCTTTCCCGCCTTCTGCGCCTATGCGGAAGCGCTGGAAGCCACCGCCAAGGCCGCAGGCTGGACCATGCCCTTGCCGCTGGACCGGATCGACCGGCAATCGCCGCAAGCCTTTGCCCGCTGGTCGCGCACCTTTGGCGAGGGGATTGGCCTGGCCTTGGACATCACTCACCAACCCCTGCCACCGCAAAGCACGGCCCTGCGTCTGGTATCGCGCATGGACTATGGCGAAAGCGTTCAGGCCCCTACGGCGATCCTGCGTTTTGCTGTGCCGAAGGTGGACCTTTGGCACCGGCTGACCGGGCGTGGCTTCGGGCGGTTCCGGGCGGGCGATCTGCTTGGTATCGTGCCAGAGGGCGATACGGTCGCGCGGCTTTACTCGCTGGCCTCAGGCGAGGCGGACGGGTTCATCGAGATCGTCGTGCGCAAGCATCCGGGCGGGCTTTGCTCGGGGCAGCTGCTGACCTTGCAACCGGGGGACGCGGTGCAGGGGTTCCTGCGGCCCAACCCGGGGTTCCAGCCGGACCGGTCGCCAGCGCCGCTGATCCTGATCGGCGCGGGCACCGGGATCGGGCCGCTGGCAGGGTTCCTGCGGGCCAACCGAGGGCATCGACCGATGCACCTGTGGTTCGGCGCGCGCCACCCGCAAGCGGATTACCTTTACGCTGACGACCTTGCCACATGGCAGGTCGACAGCCGCCTGACAGGCCTCCACACCGCCTTTTCCCGCACTGGACGGCGGCACTACGTGCAGGACGCGCTGCGCGAGGATGCCGAAGCGATCCGCCGACTCATGGTGGACGGTGCCCGGGTCATGGTCTGCGGCGGCCGCGAAATGGCGCAAGGCGTGCGCGACGCGATGACCGAAATCCTGCTGCCCTTGGGACTGTCGCCTGCGGCACTGAAGGCGGGGGGGCGCTATGCCGAAGACACCTACTGA
- a CDS encoding DUF2271 domain-containing protein — translation MKSLIAALALSTALVAPGLALARPVTLTVNMAQYGGPGAYLAIYVTDASGAYAGSLWMAGGKSKYYKHLTDWAQFTGGDVAQVDGITGASVGSGRSLELTMDLADALFDAGYTLHIDAAAEDMRDSPNEVAVPLTAAGAGVPAPGRRYIADFTYGF, via the coding sequence ATGAAATCCCTGATCGCAGCCCTTGCGCTGTCCACCGCCCTCGTTGCCCCCGGCCTTGCGCTGGCACGGCCCGTCACTCTGACCGTCAACATGGCGCAATATGGTGGGCCGGGGGCCTACCTGGCGATCTACGTCACCGATGCCTCGGGGGCCTATGCGGGCAGCCTCTGGATGGCTGGCGGAAAGTCGAAATACTACAAACACCTGACCGACTGGGCGCAGTTTACCGGCGGTGACGTCGCGCAGGTGGACGGGATCACCGGGGCCAGTGTCGGCTCGGGGCGAAGCCTTGAGCTGACCATGGATCTGGCGGACGCCCTCTTTGATGCGGGCTACACCCTGCACATCGACGCCGCGGCAGAGGACATGCGCGACAGCCCGAATGAAGTGGCCGTGCCGCTGACCGCCGCTGGTGCCGGGGTGCCCGCGCCGGGCCGCCGCTACATCGCCGATTTCACCTACGGCTTCTGA
- a CDS encoding pentapeptide repeat-containing protein, translating into MGNTANKSFGWVGLSLAIVLTVLVVPQPAHAGCGDYPGPAVDWTGCLKERLILNGTDLTASNFEGAFLSGTGFKGALLAGSNMQRSELVRTSFAGADLTGANFEKSLASRSDFSEAKLQGARFVKAEFLRVSFVGADLTDADLNSGDFYRNDFSDAQMSGANLHDAILPRTDFTGAKMDGANLAGAFLLRTRFEAVDLSGVVGLEQTQLDLACGDAATILPAGLTAPAHWPCPAE; encoded by the coding sequence ATGGGCAATACTGCAAACAAGTCTTTCGGATGGGTCGGGCTGTCATTGGCCATCGTGCTAACGGTGCTTGTGGTCCCGCAGCCAGCCCATGCGGGGTGCGGTGACTATCCAGGTCCGGCGGTGGATTGGACCGGCTGCTTGAAAGAGCGGCTTATTCTGAACGGCACCGACCTGACAGCAAGCAACTTCGAAGGGGCGTTTCTGTCAGGCACCGGGTTCAAAGGCGCCTTGCTTGCCGGGTCAAACATGCAGCGCAGCGAACTGGTGCGAACCTCGTTCGCCGGGGCCGATCTGACCGGGGCGAACTTTGAAAAGTCACTGGCCAGCCGGTCGGATTTCAGCGAGGCAAAGTTGCAGGGCGCGCGGTTCGTCAAGGCCGAGTTTTTGCGTGTCAGCTTCGTCGGGGCTGATCTCACGGATGCCGACCTGAACAGTGGCGATTTCTATCGCAACGACTTCAGCGATGCGCAGATGTCGGGCGCCAATCTCCACGACGCAATCCTGCCGCGCACTGACTTTACCGGGGCGAAGATGGATGGGGCAAATCTTGCGGGTGCCTTCCTGCTGCGGACACGATTTGAAGCTGTGGATTTGTCAGGGGTTGTCGGTCTGGAACAGACCCAACTCGATCTTGCCTGCGGCGATGCGGCAACCATTCTGCCCGCCGGTCTGACTGCCCCCGCGCATTGGCCGTGCCCTGCGGAATAG
- a CDS encoding FecR family protein, whose protein sequence is MAGSAGLIGLAGPAFAERAVGHVTAVSGNGFAGDTPVRPLRASESLQMGDKVWTEAASRASLALDLGAVVHMGPEAFLILDRFVTEATGELTLEAGAIVFERGAEEPEIDFQVLSTFAQIGLRGTRFFAGPNRGVFAVFVDHGSVSVTAGGQQVTLGAGDGVDIAAPGAPPSEVVRWQPPRIAEAFESVLG, encoded by the coding sequence ATGGCGGGCAGCGCGGGATTGATCGGCCTTGCGGGCCCGGCATTTGCCGAACGCGCGGTTGGACATGTCACTGCTGTTTCGGGAAATGGCTTTGCCGGCGACACGCCCGTCCGTCCCCTGCGCGCCAGTGAAAGCTTGCAGATGGGCGACAAGGTCTGGACCGAAGCTGCGTCACGCGCGTCCTTGGCGCTTGATCTTGGCGCGGTTGTTCACATGGGACCGGAAGCCTTCCTGATCCTTGACCGCTTTGTGACCGAAGCCACCGGTGAGTTGACGTTGGAAGCCGGGGCAATCGTGTTCGAGCGAGGGGCCGAAGAGCCCGAGATTGATTTCCAGGTGCTTTCCACCTTCGCGCAGATCGGGTTGCGAGGGACCAGGTTCTTCGCGGGCCCAAACCGCGGCGTCTTTGCCGTTTTCGTGGATCATGGCAGTGTCAGCGTCACCGCGGGCGGCCAACAAGTCACGCTTGGCGCTGGCGATGGTGTCGACATCGCTGCTCCGGGCGCGCCGCCGTCCGAGGTCGTCCGCTGGCAACCGCCCCGCATTGCCGAGGCGTTCGAAAGCGTTCTGGGATGA
- a CDS encoding SH3 domain-containing protein — translation MSAFRASIPFAASLVLCLAFAPVSFAQSTQTETISAESAAGGTILKGSLKGEDTASYMITGEVGETLSVDLLASNASLYFNILPEGAQEALFVGSTSGNVADIPLPAAGTYVVQVYLMRNASRRDESATYSLGIGLAGADFADGLAGGPDWWQVSGLTEGALNIRSGPDTRYGAVGKAQNGEVAQNRGCRMTGQTRWCSVRVDGSGVQGWVAGRYLIEAAAPAMAEMPEGGPKGNGVPFDATGEVSCATAAGAAMGSCLFGVVRDGPGNAGVWIALGDGNERAILFEGGVPVSADVAAPLSYTKDGDVFTISVGDERYQFPEALVNGG, via the coding sequence ATGTCCGCTTTCCGTGCTTCAATCCCCTTTGCGGCCAGCCTTGTCCTTTGCCTTGCGTTCGCCCCGGTCAGCTTTGCCCAGTCCACCCAGACCGAGACCATATCGGCCGAGTCTGCGGCCGGGGGTACGATCCTGAAAGGCAGCCTGAAGGGTGAGGACACCGCATCCTACATGATCACGGGCGAGGTTGGGGAGACGCTCTCCGTTGATCTTCTGGCCTCGAACGCGAGCCTTTACTTCAACATCCTTCCCGAAGGCGCGCAGGAGGCGCTGTTTGTCGGATCCACCTCCGGCAATGTGGCGGACATTCCGCTGCCGGCGGCCGGCACCTACGTCGTTCAGGTCTACCTGATGCGCAACGCATCCCGGCGGGATGAAAGCGCGACCTATTCGCTTGGGATCGGCCTTGCCGGGGCGGACTTTGCCGATGGCCTGGCCGGGGGGCCGGATTGGTGGCAGGTGTCGGGGCTTACTGAGGGTGCGTTGAACATCCGGTCGGGTCCAGACACGCGCTATGGCGCGGTCGGCAAGGCCCAGAACGGCGAGGTGGCCCAGAACCGGGGATGCCGGATGACTGGGCAGACGCGCTGGTGCAGCGTCCGCGTCGACGGATCGGGCGTGCAGGGCTGGGTCGCGGGCCGCTACCTGATCGAAGCCGCCGCCCCCGCCATGGCCGAGATGCCGGAGGGCGGACCAAAGGGTAACGGCGTGCCCTTCGATGCAACGGGCGAGGTCAGCTGTGCCACGGCGGCGGGCGCGGCGATGGGCAGTTGCCTGTTCGGCGTAGTACGCGATGGTCCGGGCAATGCCGGGGTCTGGATTGCGCTGGGCGACGGCAACGAGCGCGCGATCCTGTTCGAGGGTGGGGTGCCCGTCTCGGCAGACGTGGCCGCGCCGCTCAGCTATACCAAGGACGGGGACGTGTTTACGATCAGCGTCGGCGACGAACGCTATCAGTTCCCCGAAGCGCTGGTGAACGGCGGCTAA
- a CDS encoding ATP synthase subunit I, with product MKQAIVILHGMGEQVPMTTLNSFVRSVWTTDDTLVDPGKPDPNTGGSRDRNVSWAKPDARNSSTELRRITTERDRAGNYTDFYEYYWAHLMQGTTWEHVSTWIKDLLLRDPRTRVPKRVFHAWVVLWIVALAVVGLTAWGLWPKAEAPKPWLAWLSALLGMATSAFVSAVLIKRFGDVARYVKALPPNVAKRHAIRQAGVDLLARLIDTKEYDRIVVVAHSLGTIVAYDILAQLYSYYNTHGGNGPQPERHRLEQMVRDALAGGKLDIDAYQDQQARAFAEAREQGAPWIVSDFITLGAPLAHAEFLIAESHDDLRERQRDRLLPTCPPVLEYDGTTKLLHFTYSTARDRALEDCRTPHHAALFGFTRWTNLYSHEKGILTGDLISGPVGDAFGLDGKGCVVSGIRDIAVLPAMTDGKVSEGHRRSFFSHNNYWALDKGTETTTPRVPHHIAELRRALRLLK from the coding sequence GTGAAGCAGGCGATCGTCATCTTGCACGGCATGGGCGAACAGGTACCCATGACGACGCTCAACTCGTTCGTCCGGTCGGTCTGGACGACGGACGATACGCTCGTCGATCCCGGTAAGCCCGATCCGAACACAGGCGGCTCCCGCGACCGCAACGTATCCTGGGCGAAGCCCGACGCGCGCAACTCCTCGACGGAACTGCGCCGCATTACCACCGAGCGCGACAGGGCCGGTAACTACACCGATTTCTACGAGTACTACTGGGCGCACCTGATGCAGGGTACGACATGGGAACACGTCTCGACCTGGATCAAGGACCTGCTGCTGCGTGATCCGCGCACGCGGGTACCGAAGCGCGTGTTTCACGCCTGGGTCGTGCTATGGATCGTTGCGCTGGCAGTGGTCGGCCTGACGGCATGGGGCCTTTGGCCCAAGGCCGAGGCACCCAAACCCTGGCTGGCGTGGCTTTCGGCGCTGCTGGGCATGGCGACATCGGCCTTCGTGTCGGCAGTTCTGATCAAGCGGTTTGGCGACGTCGCGCGCTACGTCAAGGCGCTACCCCCCAACGTGGCCAAGCGCCACGCGATCCGGCAGGCAGGCGTCGACCTGCTGGCACGGCTGATCGACACCAAGGAGTACGACCGCATCGTGGTCGTCGCCCATTCGCTGGGCACCATCGTAGCCTACGACATTCTCGCGCAGCTCTACAGCTACTACAACACGCACGGCGGCAACGGCCCACAGCCCGAACGCCACAGGCTGGAGCAAATGGTCCGCGATGCGCTGGCCGGTGGCAAACTGGACATCGACGCCTACCAGGACCAGCAGGCGCGCGCCTTCGCCGAGGCCCGCGAACAGGGCGCGCCATGGATCGTGTCTGATTTTATCACGCTGGGCGCGCCTCTGGCCCATGCCGAGTTTCTGATCGCCGAAAGCCACGACGACCTGCGCGAACGGCAGCGTGACCGCCTGCTGCCGACCTGTCCGCCGGTGCTGGAGTATGACGGCACAACGAAACTGCTGCACTTCACCTATTCCACCGCCCGCGACCGCGCGCTCGAGGATTGCCGCACTCCGCACCACGCGGCGCTTTTCGGCTTTACCCGCTGGACCAACCTGTATTCTCACGAGAAGGGCATCCTGACCGGCGACCTGATCTCCGGCCCGGTGGGCGATGCCTTCGGCCTTGATGGGAAGGGCTGCGTGGTCAGCGGCATCCGCGACATCGCCGTGCTGCCGGCAATGACGGACGGCAAGGTGTCAGAAGGGCACCGGCGGTCGTTCTTTTCGCACAACAACTACTGGGCGCTCGACAAGGGGACCGAGACAACCACCCCCCGCGTCCCGCACCACATCGCCGAACTGCGCCGCGCGCTTCGGCTGTTGAAGTAG
- a CDS encoding response regulator transcription factor: protein MRILLIEDDRVIATALREQAEGEGHSVDWAARLDEASEALATTSFDLILLDLMLPDGRGLPFLRSLRAKGSQTPVIIMTALDQVSDRIEGLNAGADDYLVKPFDLSELSARIGAVARRYSGNPNPLIILGELSINLADRRVTKATRNIPLTAREWVLFEAFLQKPGQLLSKPQLEERLYSFDAEVESNTIEVHVSHLRKKLGAMVILTERGLGYRLGPA from the coding sequence ATGCGTATCCTGCTGATCGAAGATGACCGCGTGATCGCTACCGCCCTGCGAGAGCAGGCGGAAGGCGAAGGTCATTCCGTCGATTGGGCTGCCCGGCTGGACGAGGCGTCGGAAGCCCTTGCGACAACCAGTTTCGACCTGATCCTGCTTGACCTCATGCTGCCCGACGGCAGGGGGCTGCCCTTCCTGCGCAGCTTGCGGGCCAAGGGGAGCCAGACCCCGGTCATCATCATGACGGCACTGGATCAGGTGTCCGACCGGATCGAAGGGCTGAACGCCGGGGCCGACGACTACCTTGTCAAACCCTTCGACCTTTCCGAGCTTTCAGCCCGCATCGGGGCTGTGGCACGGCGCTATTCGGGCAATCCCAACCCCTTGATCATACTGGGTGAGCTGTCCATCAACCTTGCCGACCGCCGGGTGACCAAGGCCACGCGCAACATCCCCCTTACCGCCCGCGAGTGGGTGCTGTTCGAAGCCTTCCTGCAGAAACCCGGACAACTTCTGTCCAAGCCGCAGCTGGAGGAACGGCTTTATTCCTTCGACGCCGAGGTCGAAAGCAACACGATCGAAGTGCACGTCAGCCACCTGCGCAAGAAGCTGGGGGCAATGGTCATCTTGACGGAACGCGGGCTTGGCTACCGGCTGGGTCCGGCATGA
- a CDS encoding FAD:protein FMN transferase, whose product MPKTPTDLKQTLGGATMGTRWSVLIDAPISDPTVQSHFQAAVDEVDAQMSTWKPESDLMRLNAAPLGRWVPLPDRLLTVLEAGLAITRQTNGAFEMNIGDAVRAWGFGPDAIDLPAIRAASSAPRVPASAALELDRGNGRARKSAALALDLSGIAKGYGVDRLAETARELGFDHALCTIDGEVRALGPQRDGRPWVIGIETPDGSTTSQHSILELKDMAVATSGDYRHFVTVGITRLSHTMDPRRGAPLVASPASVTVLSQSCMLADAMATALMVLGDRQGPDFATANEISALFLLRVPGEMVALGTGVFAATGEGSE is encoded by the coding sequence ATGCCGAAGACACCTACTGATCTCAAGCAGACGCTTGGCGGCGCGACTATGGGCACGCGTTGGTCAGTGCTGATCGACGCACCGATATCCGATCCCACCGTGCAATCCCACTTTCAGGCCGCAGTGGACGAAGTCGACGCCCAGATGTCGACCTGGAAACCCGAGAGCGACCTGATGCGTCTGAACGCGGCGCCTTTGGGCAGGTGGGTTCCCCTGCCGGACCGTCTTCTGACCGTGCTGGAGGCCGGGCTTGCCATAACCCGCCAGACCAACGGGGCGTTCGAAATGAACATCGGTGACGCCGTCCGCGCCTGGGGCTTCGGGCCGGATGCCATCGACCTGCCCGCAATCCGCGCTGCAAGTTCGGCGCCACGCGTTCCCGCCAGCGCGGCGCTGGAGCTGGATAGGGGCAACGGACGCGCCCGCAAATCGGCTGCGCTGGCGCTGGATCTGTCCGGCATCGCCAAGGGCTATGGGGTGGACCGCCTTGCCGAAACGGCGAGGGAGTTAGGCTTCGACCACGCGCTTTGCACCATCGACGGCGAGGTTCGGGCCCTAGGCCCGCAACGCGACGGGCGGCCTTGGGTGATCGGGATCGAGACGCCGGATGGCAGCACCACCAGCCAACACTCCATTCTGGAACTCAAGGACATGGCCGTAGCCACCTCAGGTGACTACCGCCACTTCGTGACGGTGGGCATCACGCGCCTGTCGCACACGATGGACCCGCGCCGCGGCGCGCCATTGGTGGCTTCCCCGGCCTCGGTCACGGTGCTGTCGCAGTCCTGTATGCTGGCGGATGCGATGGCGACGGCGCTCATGGTGCTGGGCGACCGGCAGGGACCGGATTTCGCAACGGCGAATGAGATCAGTGCGCTGTTTCTGCTTCGCGTCCCGGGCGAGATGGTCGCCCTCGGCACCGGTGTCTTCGCCGCAACGGGCGAAGGCAGCGAATAG